One genomic segment of Desulfobulbaceae bacterium DB1 includes these proteins:
- a CDS encoding [protein-PII] uridylyltransferase, with amino-acid sequence MNQVLRAKRDALESLWRQGLSGHALLERHTSLMDSALAGYFEQCLHDAQNMSLVALGGYGREELFPYSDIDLMLLHDHSSDELVGKVAEAVFYPLWDAGLEVGHGVRTVQSCLDEADKDFFLQVSLLDARLIAGDETLLSSLLEEFRKKFIEGRRNTFLQDMLFHRQKRHQRFGNHSYLLEPHIKESRGGFRDIQAMLWSSQVIFSLKTAEDLERAGMLTADELARFAGARNTLIKIRNRLHYISGRKNDQLFFEHQEEMAHAFGYKDEQGMLGVERFMRDVHGHLQTIAVTTDLFFEHAIEVLGIANSDNLPRNKNLEKGLQLRQGRIHITDQEFIRKRPHLIMRAFYHAAKYGCPLHYRSKKMITAMLHTLDGKARNSKLTSRAFLETLQCPKAPLPALTEMLETGLLDSYLPEFLHLKSLAQHDIYHVYTVDRHLLQTVEEINRLRVSEHAIFITLASPHLLFLAALLHDIGKGQGKNHCEYGAELSAEIGARLALPEADIKCLAFLVREHLFLAEIAQRRDLEDEALIIRCARHIQDPDRLTMLYLLTVADAKATGPSAWSEWKAALLLQLYLKIANILSRDDLSMPDPAKELTWMRDQIKALQGNNCPVSDTILPDDYLQGNSPEEVVRHLTLHGELRHREVILQARAEEGHWSLLIMTHDRPGLLYKICGILALHNLQVLAAQIYTWLDGTVVDILHVASTIDNLFGDHNWQKLEEDLAKAIHFRLGLSHRLHSKLQSMRSGAPQPAKRPAAKVIIDTKASDNYTVIEVYAENRTGLLYDITRTLSDFGINTFRAKIGTKGDQIVDVFYVLDHRGIKIEDEIFQQEIRNGLLHAAA; translated from the coding sequence ATGAACCAAGTCCTGCGCGCAAAACGCGACGCCCTGGAATCGCTCTGGCGACAAGGGTTAAGCGGCCACGCACTGCTTGAAAGGCATACCAGCCTCATGGATTCGGCCTTGGCCGGCTACTTCGAGCAGTGCCTGCATGACGCACAAAATATGTCTCTGGTAGCCCTGGGCGGATACGGCAGAGAGGAACTGTTCCCCTATTCCGATATCGACCTGATGCTCCTGCACGACCACTCATCAGACGAACTGGTAGGCAAGGTGGCGGAAGCCGTTTTTTATCCCTTATGGGACGCGGGCCTTGAAGTTGGTCATGGCGTGAGAACGGTTCAGTCGTGCCTTGACGAGGCGGACAAGGATTTTTTCCTGCAGGTTTCGCTGCTCGACGCACGGCTCATTGCCGGAGACGAAACGCTTTTGAGCTCGCTGCTTGAAGAGTTTCGTAAAAAATTCATTGAAGGGCGACGCAATACTTTTTTGCAAGACATGCTTTTTCATCGCCAAAAACGACACCAGCGTTTCGGCAATCACAGTTATCTCCTGGAGCCGCACATCAAGGAAAGCCGAGGCGGTTTCAGGGATATCCAGGCCATGCTCTGGTCAAGCCAGGTGATCTTCAGCCTGAAAACGGCAGAGGATCTGGAGCGGGCCGGAATGCTGACCGCCGATGAACTTGCCCGTTTTGCCGGCGCCCGCAACACCCTGATTAAAATACGAAACAGGCTCCATTACATCAGCGGCCGCAAAAACGATCAACTTTTCTTTGAACACCAGGAAGAAATGGCCCACGCCTTCGGCTACAAAGACGAACAGGGCATGCTCGGAGTCGAACGGTTCATGCGCGATGTCCACGGACACCTGCAAACCATCGCCGTCACCACCGATCTTTTTTTCGAACACGCCATTGAGGTGCTGGGCATAGCCAACTCCGACAACCTTCCCCGCAACAAAAATCTTGAAAAAGGACTGCAACTGCGTCAGGGCCGCATCCACATAACGGATCAGGAATTTATCAGGAAACGCCCCCACCTGATCATGCGGGCCTTCTACCATGCGGCGAAATATGGTTGCCCCCTGCACTACCGCTCAAAAAAAATGATCACCGCCATGCTTCATACACTTGATGGCAAGGCCAGAAATTCCAAATTAACCAGCCGGGCCTTTCTCGAAACCCTGCAATGCCCGAAAGCGCCTTTGCCGGCCCTGACGGAAATGCTCGAAACCGGGCTTCTCGATTCCTATCTTCCCGAATTCCTCCACCTGAAATCCCTGGCCCAGCACGATATCTACCACGTTTACACGGTGGATCGCCATTTACTGCAAACAGTCGAGGAGATAAACAGGCTGCGTGTTTCCGAACATGCGATTTTTATCACCCTGGCCTCGCCCCATCTCCTTTTTCTTGCCGCCCTGCTGCACGACATCGGCAAAGGCCAGGGAAAAAACCACTGCGAATACGGCGCCGAGCTTTCGGCTGAAATCGGCGCGCGACTCGCCTTGCCGGAAGCAGACATAAAATGCCTTGCATTTCTCGTGCGGGAACATCTTTTTCTGGCCGAAATCGCCCAACGACGCGATCTTGAAGACGAGGCGCTGATTATCCGCTGCGCGCGACACATCCAGGATCCCGACAGATTGACCATGCTCTATCTGCTGACCGTGGCCGACGCCAAAGCGACCGGTCCCTCGGCCTGGTCGGAATGGAAGGCGGCGCTTCTACTGCAGCTTTACCTGAAAATCGCCAATATCCTCAGCCGGGACGACCTCTCCATGCCGGACCCCGCAAAGGAGCTGACATGGATGAGAGACCAGATCAAGGCGCTGCAGGGCAACAATTGTCCGGTATCGGACACGATCCTTCCAGACGACTACCTGCAGGGCAACAGCCCGGAAGAGGTCGTTCGTCACCTCACCCTGCATGGCGAGCTGCGTCATCGAGAGGTAATCCTCCAGGCCCGCGCGGAAGAGGGCCACTGGTCACTGCTCATCATGACCCACGACCGGCCCGGCCTGTTGTACAAAATCTGCGGCATCCTGGCCCTGCACAACCTGCAGGTGCTCGCCGCCCAGATTTACACCTGGCTTGACGGTACCGTTGTCGACATTCTCCATGTCGCGTCGACCATCGACAACCTTTTTGGCGACCACAACTGGCAAAAGCTCGAAGAGGATCTCGCCAAGGCGATCCATTTTCGACTCGGACTTTCCCATCGCCTGCACAGCAAGCTGCAATCCATGCGATCCGGTGCGCCGCAACCGGCCAAGCGGCCCGCCGCCAAGGTGATCATCGACACCAAGGCATCGGACAATTATACCGTCATCGAGGTTTATGCAGAAAACAGGACAGGGCTTCTTTACGACATCACCCGCACCCTGTCTGATTTCGGCATCAACACATTCCGCGCCAAGATCGGCACCAAAGGAGACCAGATTGTCGACGTTTTTTATGTGCTGGATCATCGGGGAATAAAAATTGAAGATGAGATTTTTCAACAGGAAATCAGAAACGGCCTGCTCCATGCCGCTGCCTGA
- a CDS encoding transcriptional regulator (indirectly regulates nitrogen metabolism; at high nitrogen levels P-II prevents the phosphorylation of NR-I, the transcriptional activator of the glutamine synthetase gene (glnA); at low nitrogen levels P-II is uridylylated to form PII-UMP and interacts with an adenylyltransferase (GlnE) that activates GlnA) — MKKIEAIIKPFKLDDVKEALNQLGIRGMTLTEVKGYGRQKGHKEIYRGAEYVVDFIPKIKLELIVKAEQANEVIEVIRNAALTGKIGDGKIFVLPVEQVIRVRTGETGEEAI, encoded by the coding sequence ATGAAAAAAATAGAGGCAATCATCAAGCCTTTCAAACTTGACGACGTCAAGGAAGCGCTCAATCAGCTGGGCATCAGGGGAATGACCTTAACCGAGGTAAAAGGTTACGGCCGCCAGAAAGGGCACAAGGAAATTTATCGTGGTGCCGAATATGTTGTTGATTTCATACCAAAAATCAAACTTGAGCTCATCGTCAAAGCCGAACAGGCAAACGAAGTCATTGAGGTTATCCGCAATGCCGCCCTGACCGGAAAAATCGGTGACGGCAAAATATTTGTCCTTCCAGTTGAACAGGTCATTCGAGTGCGAACAGGCGAAACCGGCGAGGAAGCCATTTAA
- a CDS encoding ammonia channel protein: MISGADTAFILVSAALVLLMTPGLALFYAGMVRGKNTLGTILQSFVMISIVSIEWVYIGYSMAFGPDVGGFIGDLSSFGLSGVTSAPSPHYATTIPQSVFMIYQCMFAVITPALITGAFAERMRFGPFLIFSLCWTILVYNPVCHWVWGNGGWLGARGVLDFAGGLVVHLTSGMAALAAVIILGPRKGFGRESFIPHSLPMTLLGTGLLWFGWFGFNGGSALAANGIAATAFISTHLAGMSGMGMWLLVEWVHRKKPTTLGAASGAIAGLATVTPAAGFISPNSAVIIGLIAGLCCYAAVTFKNRIGFDDSLDVVGIHGMGGVIGTICLGFFATKTVNPAGADGLFAGNAPFLATQIFGVAVVGAYAFAVSIMLLKIMDILCGGLRISKDEEVIGLDQSAHSETAYNM, translated from the coding sequence ATGATCTCAGGAGCCGACACAGCATTTATTCTCGTTTCAGCCGCACTTGTCCTGTTGATGACACCGGGACTGGCGTTGTTTTACGCAGGAATGGTCCGAGGAAAAAACACCCTCGGCACCATACTGCAATCCTTTGTCATGATTTCAATCGTCAGCATCGAATGGGTCTACATCGGGTACAGCATGGCCTTCGGCCCCGATGTCGGCGGCTTTATCGGCGACTTGTCATCTTTTGGCCTCAGCGGCGTCACAAGCGCACCCAGTCCCCATTACGCCACCACCATTCCACAATCCGTTTTCATGATCTACCAATGCATGTTCGCCGTTATCACTCCGGCGCTCATTACCGGCGCTTTTGCCGAGCGGATGCGATTCGGACCGTTTCTCATTTTCAGCCTGTGCTGGACCATTTTAGTTTACAATCCCGTGTGCCACTGGGTATGGGGTAACGGCGGCTGGCTGGGAGCCAGGGGTGTTCTTGATTTTGCCGGTGGCCTTGTGGTTCATCTCACTTCCGGCATGGCGGCGCTTGCCGCGGTTATCATCCTGGGACCGCGCAAGGGCTTTGGCCGGGAAAGCTTCATCCCCCACAGCCTCCCCATGACACTTCTCGGCACCGGACTTCTCTGGTTCGGCTGGTTCGGCTTCAACGGCGGAAGCGCTCTGGCGGCCAACGGCATAGCGGCAACGGCGTTCATCTCCACCCATCTTGCCGGCATGTCCGGCATGGGCATGTGGCTTCTGGTGGAATGGGTTCACCGCAAGAAACCAACAACCCTCGGCGCCGCATCAGGCGCCATCGCCGGCCTCGCCACGGTAACACCGGCGGCGGGCTTCATCTCTCCCAACTCCGCCGTCATCATCGGACTTATCGCCGGACTTTGCTGCTATGCCGCGGTTACCTTCAAAAACAGGATCGGCTTTGACGACAGTCTCGACGTCGTGGGCATCCACGGCATGGGGGGTGTTATCGGCACTATCTGCCTCGGCTTTTTCGCCACAAAAACCGTCAATCCGGCGGGAGCGGACGGCCTTTTTGCCGGCAACGCACCCTTTCTCGCCACCCAGATATTCGGCGTTGCCGTGGTTGGCGCCTATGCCTTTGCCGTCAGCATCATGTTACTGAAAATTATGGATATCCTTTGCGGCGGACTCCGCATCAGCAAGGACGAAGAAGTCATCGGTCTCGACCAGAGCGCCCACAGTGAAACCGCTTACAACATGTAG
- a CDS encoding response regulator, translating to MPDTNMKVLVVDDFATMRRIVKNILVQLGYKNIVEADDGTTAVDILKSEKIDMIISDWNMPKMTGLDLLKHVRADPKLSAIPFIMVTAEAQQDNIILAVKAKVSQYIVKPFTAETLGEKINKVFGS from the coding sequence ATGCCTGATACCAACATGAAAGTGCTTGTTGTTGATGATTTTGCAACCATGAGACGAATTGTCAAAAACATTCTGGTGCAGCTGGGCTACAAAAATATTGTTGAGGCCGACGACGGCACCACGGCGGTGGATATTCTCAAGTCAGAAAAAATCGATATGATCATCTCCGACTGGAACATGCCGAAAATGACAGGACTCGACCTGCTCAAGCATGTTCGAGCCGACCCCAAACTGAGCGCCATTCCTTTCATCATGGTCACGGCCGAGGCACAACAGGATAATATCATTCTGGCCGTGAAGGCCAAAGTCAGCCAGTATATCGTCAAACCGTTCACCGCGGAAACCCTCGGGGAAAAGATCAACAAAGTCTTCGGCAGCTGA
- a CDS encoding RNA polymerase subunit sigma (involved in the initiation of sporulation and glycogen biosynthesis) translates to MNKQPSPKFKDYTKAYFSPATELTQDKRNELILTYTPLIKYIASRLASRLPGHVSLDDLISCGIIGLIDAIDKFDVNKNVQFKTYAEFRIKGAMLDELRALDWVPRSIRRKITELEQTYAVLEKKMGRPATDEEVAAQLNMPLEEFHKLLDETKSVTFLDIELLRQRTPDPLTDAIPEPFLGIDTDPFAAINLAQIRDLVAQAIDQLPEKERLTVSLYYFNELTMKEIGHVLGYTESRISQMHSKAMLRLRTKLKKALSG, encoded by the coding sequence ATGAATAAACAGCCGTCACCCAAATTCAAGGATTACACCAAGGCGTACTTCAGCCCCGCGACCGAGCTGACGCAAGACAAGCGCAATGAGCTGATTCTTACCTACACCCCGCTCATCAAGTACATCGCTTCCCGGCTTGCCAGCCGCCTCCCCGGCCATGTCTCGCTGGACGATTTAATCAGCTGCGGCATCATCGGGCTGATCGACGCCATCGACAAATTCGACGTCAACAAAAACGTGCAGTTCAAAACCTATGCCGAATTCCGCATCAAGGGGGCAATGCTGGACGAACTGCGGGCCCTTGATTGGGTCCCGCGCTCGATCCGGCGTAAAATCACCGAACTGGAACAAACTTACGCCGTGCTGGAAAAAAAAATGGGACGTCCGGCCACCGATGAGGAGGTTGCCGCGCAACTGAATATGCCCCTGGAGGAATTCCACAAGCTGCTTGACGAAACGAAATCAGTCACCTTTCTCGACATCGAACTGCTCAGACAGCGCACACCCGATCCCCTGACCGACGCCATCCCCGAACCTTTCCTCGGCATCGACACAGACCCTTTTGCGGCAATCAATCTTGCCCAGATCAGAGATCTCGTTGCCCAGGCCATCGATCAATTGCCGGAAAAGGAAAGATTGACCGTTTCCCTTTATTATTTCAATGAACTGACCATGAAAGAAATCGGACATGTCCTCGGCTATACCGAGTCCCGCATCTCGCAGATGCACAGTAAAGCCATGCTGCGTCTGCGCACAAAATTAAAAAAAGCGCTGAGTGGCTGA
- a CDS encoding flagellar synthesis regulator FleN, translating into MQPIRRSPLRHTFPSPDKSPRVICVTSGKGGVGKTNIVVNLAYCLAGKGKKVLILDADLNLANVDVLLGLTPRYNLHHVFLGEKSLQDILVKGPGGISILPASSGILELSELTEEQKLYFLAEMAELGEQTDILLIDTAAGINKNVIYFTLAAQERIIVLNPEPTSLTDAYAMIKVLSTRHDVKKFRILINSAQSEKEALAVFRQLTAVADRFLDTISLDYLGYIPLDTKLPQAVRSQRLVVETAPDSPCAKKFVKLAAALADEEITSQHDGNIKFFWQGLFEL; encoded by the coding sequence ATGCAGCCGATACGCAGATCGCCGCTCCGCCACACCTTCCCATCCCCCGACAAGTCCCCCAGGGTCATCTGTGTCACAAGCGGCAAAGGCGGAGTCGGCAAAACAAACATAGTCGTCAATCTGGCTTACTGCCTTGCCGGAAAGGGCAAAAAAGTGCTGATCCTGGATGCGGACCTGAACCTCGCCAATGTTGATGTGCTTCTCGGCCTCACTCCCCGCTACAACCTGCATCACGTTTTTCTAGGCGAAAAGAGCCTGCAGGACATCCTGGTGAAAGGACCGGGCGGCATATCCATTCTGCCTGCCAGTTCCGGCATTCTCGAACTGTCGGAACTGACGGAAGAGCAAAAACTCTATTTCCTCGCGGAAATGGCCGAACTCGGGGAACAGACGGATATCCTCCTGATAGACACCGCCGCCGGCATCAACAAAAATGTCATATATTTCACCCTGGCCGCCCAGGAACGAATCATTGTCCTGAACCCTGAACCCACATCGCTCACCGATGCCTACGCCATGATCAAGGTGCTTTCCACCCGCCACGATGTTAAAAAATTTCGCATCCTGATCAACTCCGCCCAATCCGAGAAAGAGGCACTGGCCGTCTTTCGTCAGCTGACCGCCGTGGCCGACCGTTTTCTTGACACCATTTCCCTTGACTATCTCGGCTACATCCCCCTGGATACGAAACTGCCCCAGGCCGTGCGCAGCCAGCGTTTAGTCGTTGAAACAGCCCCGGACTCGCCCTGTGCCAAAAAATTCGTCAAACTGGCCGCCGCTCTTGCCGACGAAGAGATAACATCGCAGCATGACGGAAACATCAAATTTTTCTGGCAAGGCCTGTTTGAATTGTAA
- a CDS encoding flagellar biosynthesis protein FlhF, with amino-acid sequence MRIRRFEAPDSKTAFALVKKELGDSAVILANKTLNAGTADQRYEVLAAMDYDLEEITVPLAASASPAEEKTTGAIYGYDTFRPKQRETNAAATNRIPKRSEQEISLESHDLRMRFAGILRQKGVQAPMKTKSTAAPSAPTPPSRPDPQEVSRWRDQLISRLQVAPPDFSRRKKPIILALTGPTGVGKTTTSAKIAAWYKIREKRRVALISMDCYRIGATDQMRTYARIMQLPCEIVLRRRDLLRSVERHRDCDLIIIDTAGKSPYDAKHISELADWFAPLDQVDLQLVLSAPTKKEDLEQIITAYSPLAPAGLILTKLDETRAYAALCQQIAGAEIPISFLTTGQKVPEDFFVASVPFLERLFKKGWSAVMEAENSYSGNGI; translated from the coding sequence ATGCGCATACGAAGATTTGAAGCACCGGACAGCAAAACCGCCTTTGCCCTGGTCAAGAAAGAGCTGGGCGACAGTGCCGTCATCCTGGCCAACAAAACCTTGAATGCCGGTACCGCCGATCAGCGCTATGAGGTCCTGGCGGCAATGGACTATGATCTTGAAGAAATTACCGTGCCCCTTGCCGCTTCCGCCAGCCCGGCAGAAGAAAAGACAACGGGGGCGATATACGGCTATGACACATTCCGCCCCAAGCAGCGGGAAACAAATGCTGCCGCAACGAATCGGATCCCCAAAAGGTCCGAGCAGGAAATCAGCCTGGAATCACACGATCTGCGCATGCGTTTTGCAGGAATTTTACGCCAGAAAGGCGTTCAAGCGCCAATGAAAACCAAATCAACGGCGGCTCCCTCGGCCCCCACCCCTCCCAGCCGACCTGATCCCCAGGAGGTGAGCCGCTGGCGCGACCAGTTAATCAGCCGGCTGCAGGTGGCTCCTCCGGACTTCAGCCGGCGGAAAAAACCGATTATCCTGGCCCTGACCGGGCCGACCGGTGTCGGCAAAACGACCACTTCGGCAAAAATCGCCGCCTGGTATAAGATCCGGGAAAAACGCAGAGTGGCCCTGATCTCCATGGACTGTTACCGCATCGGCGCAACCGATCAGATGAGAACGTACGCCAGAATAATGCAGCTTCCCTGTGAAATCGTCCTGCGGCGCAGGGACCTGCTCCGGTCGGTGGAAAGGCATCGGGACTGCGACCTGATCATTATCGACACCGCCGGCAAAAGCCCCTATGACGCAAAGCACATCAGCGAACTTGCCGACTGGTTCGCCCCCCTGGATCAGGTTGATTTGCAGCTTGTCTTGAGCGCTCCCACCAAAAAAGAAGATCTGGAACAGATCATCACGGCCTATTCCCCGCTGGCGCCCGCCGGGTTGATTCTGACCAAACTCGATGAAACGAGAGCCTATGCCGCATTATGCCAGCAGATTGCGGGGGCGGAAATCCCCATCTCCTTTCTCACCACGGGCCAGAAGGTGCCGGAAGATTTTTTCGTGGCCTCGGTTCCTTTTCTGGAAAGACTTTTCAAGAAAGGTTGGTCGGCGGTTATGGAAGCGGAAAACTCATACTCCGGCAACGGTATATAA
- a CDS encoding flagellar biosynthesis protein FlhA, whose translation MAEKTDRMGLKAISMEPSSLIVAAGVVSILIIMILPLPTLILDLLLSLGITMSLVILLVSMYNTDPLEFSAFPSLLLLTTLFRLSLNIASTRLILLHGHEGPGAVGKVIQSFGNFVVGGNFAVGLIIFLIMVLINFIVITKGSGRIAEVAARFTLDAMPGKQMAIDADLNAGLINEEAAKKRRSEISRQSEFYGAMDGASKFVRGEAIASIVIMMVNVMGGLFIGVLLQNMAIGQAAETYTLLTIGDGLVSQIPALIISTSAGIIVSRAASDTSMGKELAAQFSRQPQALGVSSGIIMLFGLIPGLPHLPFLMLGAGMGLISWFAFQRQALEKSEEETAEERRKETAPRPGSPETVEALLPLDALELEVGYGLIPLVDESQEGDLLERIRGIRRQFAMDMGLIIPPLHVRDNLQIKPDEYILLLKGVEIARGELMMGYFLAMDSGAAKREIDGIPTVEPAFKLPARWISKEKKDEAQLAGYTVVDPSTVVATHLTEVLRTHADELLGRQDTQKLLDNLAKTHPKVVEELVPGLLPLGKLQKVLQNLLRERVSIRDLLTICETLADYAPMSKDMDILTEYVRQKLARSITSTLADDGGTLSVLTLSTQVEDLIRESVQSSEQGSFLALDPSLGQKIIESLQSAADKVTQQGYQPVIICAPVLRRHLRKLIERFLPQVVVLSHNELTSQSKIQSLGTVDINRKK comes from the coding sequence ATGGCGGAAAAAACAGACAGAATGGGCCTCAAGGCGATCAGCATGGAACCATCAAGCCTTATCGTGGCGGCGGGAGTGGTATCCATCCTGATAATCATGATCCTGCCTTTGCCCACCCTCATCCTCGATCTGCTGCTGTCGCTCGGTATCACCATGAGCCTGGTGATCCTTCTTGTGTCCATGTACAACACGGATCCGCTTGAGTTCTCCGCTTTCCCTTCACTGCTGCTGCTGACCACCCTGTTCCGGCTGTCGCTCAACATCGCCTCCACCCGCCTCATTCTGCTGCATGGACACGAAGGGCCGGGCGCGGTGGGCAAGGTCATTCAGTCCTTCGGCAATTTTGTCGTGGGCGGCAACTTTGCGGTGGGACTCATTATCTTCCTCATCATGGTCCTCATTAATTTTATCGTCATCACCAAAGGCTCGGGCCGCATCGCCGAGGTCGCCGCCCGCTTCACCCTTGACGCCATGCCGGGCAAGCAGATGGCCATTGATGCAGATCTTAATGCCGGGCTGATCAACGAAGAAGCGGCCAAAAAAAGACGGTCTGAAATAAGCCGGCAATCAGAATTCTACGGCGCCATGGACGGTGCCAGCAAATTTGTCCGGGGCGAGGCCATTGCCAGCATCGTCATCATGATGGTCAACGTCATGGGCGGCCTGTTTATCGGCGTCCTGCTCCAGAATATGGCTATCGGCCAGGCAGCGGAAACCTATACCCTGCTGACCATCGGTGACGGCCTGGTTTCACAGATTCCCGCGCTTATCATCTCCACCTCCGCCGGTATCATCGTCAGCCGGGCCGCGTCGGATACCAGCATGGGCAAGGAACTCGCCGCGCAGTTCAGCCGACAGCCCCAGGCCTTGGGGGTTTCATCCGGCATCATTATGCTTTTCGGCCTGATTCCAGGCCTGCCGCATCTCCCCTTCCTGATGCTCGGCGCCGGCATGGGGCTGATTTCCTGGTTTGCTTTTCAACGACAGGCCCTGGAAAAAAGCGAAGAAGAAACGGCGGAAGAACGAAGAAAGGAAACCGCGCCGCGACCCGGATCACCGGAAACGGTGGAGGCCCTGCTTCCCCTGGACGCCCTGGAACTGGAAGTGGGCTACGGACTGATACCCCTGGTGGACGAATCCCAGGAGGGGGATCTGCTGGAGCGAATTCGCGGCATCCGTCGCCAGTTTGCCATGGATATGGGCCTTATCATTCCGCCGCTCCATGTGCGCGACAACCTGCAGATCAAGCCGGACGAATACATCCTGCTGCTTAAAGGCGTGGAGATCGCCCGGGGCGAGCTGATGATGGGGTACTTCCTGGCCATGGATTCCGGGGCGGCGAAACGGGAGATTGACGGCATCCCCACCGTGGAGCCGGCCTTTAAGCTTCCTGCCCGCTGGATCAGCAAGGAGAAAAAAGACGAGGCCCAACTGGCGGGTTACACGGTTGTTGATCCGTCAACAGTGGTGGCGACTCACTTGACCGAGGTGCTCCGCACCCATGCCGATGAGCTGTTGGGACGCCAGGATACCCAGAAACTGCTCGACAATCTTGCCAAAACCCATCCCAAGGTGGTGGAGGAACTGGTTCCCGGCCTGCTTCCCCTCGGCAAACTGCAGAAAGTGTTGCAAAACCTGCTGCGCGAACGCGTCTCCATCCGGGACCTGCTGACCATCTGCGAAACCCTGGCCGACTATGCCCCCATGAGTAAAGATATGGATATCCTGACCGAATACGTACGGCAAAAATTGGCGCGCTCCATTACCAGCACCCTGGCCGACGACGGGGGAACCTTGTCCGTTCTGACCCTGAGCACCCAGGTGGAGGATCTCATCCGGGAATCGGTGCAAAGCTCGGAGCAGGGATCATTTCTTGCCCTTGACCCGAGCCTGGGGCAGAAAATCATTGAATCACTGCAGAGCGCAGCGGACAAGGTAACCCAGCAGGGCTATCAGCCGGTTATCATCTGCGCCCCGGTGCTGCGCCGTCATCTGCGCAAACTTATCGAGAGATTTCTCCCCCAAGTGGTGGTATTGTCGCATAATGAATTGACCAGCCAGTCGAAGATACAGTCACTGGGAACTGTTGATATAAACCGAAAAAAATAG
- a CDS encoding flagellar biosynthesis protein FlhB — protein MAEEQSGQEKTEQPTGRRLQDSRKKGDVAKSMEIPSAAVLLVGLLTIYMSSGYMLEKMLTLLRHYLSQLHSITIIPDNMTFLTMESMQHVALLTVPLMAVLFITALAANYAQIGFLFTTEKMSPKLEKIDPIKGMGRMFSLQTMANTVKSIAKLVIVTYVAYREIMKNLDDFLPLMDQEPLPILAFYAKVSFWIFLKAAIIIAVLAALDYAFQRWQFMKKMMMTKQEVKEEAKMTEGDPHVKGRIRSIQMQMARKRMMTEVPKADVIITNPTRLAIALTYDSSVMSAPTIIAKGAGVIAKRIKEIAREHNIPIVEDKPLAQALYKNVEINEQIPENLFQAVAEVLAYVYGLKKKSA, from the coding sequence ATGGCGGAAGAACAAAGCGGTCAGGAAAAAACCGAACAACCCACCGGACGCCGGCTGCAGGACTCCAGAAAAAAAGGCGACGTGGCGAAAAGCATGGAAATACCTTCCGCCGCCGTGCTGCTGGTCGGCCTGCTGACCATCTACATGTCCAGCGGCTACATGCTGGAAAAGATGCTGACCCTGCTGCGGCATTATCTCTCGCAACTGCACAGCATCACGATCATCCCGGACAACATGACCTTTCTCACCATGGAGTCCATGCAGCATGTTGCCCTGCTCACCGTGCCGCTGATGGCCGTCCTTTTCATCACCGCCCTTGCGGCAAATTACGCCCAGATCGGATTTCTTTTCACCACGGAAAAAATGTCGCCGAAACTGGAGAAAATAGACCCGATCAAAGGCATGGGACGAATGTTTTCCCTGCAGACGATGGCCAACACGGTCAAATCCATTGCCAAGCTGGTCATTGTCACCTATGTGGCCTACAGGGAAATCATGAAAAACCTGGATGATTTCCTCCCCCTGATGGACCAGGAACCGCTTCCCATCCTTGCCTTTTACGCCAAGGTTTCCTTCTGGATATTTCTCAAGGCGGCGATCATTATCGCGGTCCTTGCCGCGCTTGATTACGCCTTCCAACGCTGGCAATTCATGAAAAAAATGATGATGACCAAGCAGGAGGTAAAAGAAGAAGCAAAAATGACGGAAGGCGACCCCCATGTCAAGGGTCGCATCCGCTCCATCCAGATGCAGATGGCCCGCAAACGGATGATGACCGAGGTCCCGAAAGCCGATGTCATTATCACCAACCCCACCCGCCTGGCAATCGCCCTGACTTACGACAGCTCCGTCATGAGCGCGCCGACGATAATAGCCAAGGGGGCGGGTGTCATCGCCAAACGGATCAAGGAAATCGCCCGCGAACACAACATACCCATTGTCGAGGACAAACCTCTTGCCCAGGCTTTGTACAAAAATGTTGAAATCAACGAGCAGATACCGGAAAATCTCTTCCAGGCGGTTGCCGAAGTCCTTGCCTATGTGTATGGTCTGAAGAAAAAGAGTGCGTAA